The Allorhizobium ampelinum S4 genome has a segment encoding these proteins:
- a CDS encoding MSMEG_0572/Sll0783 family nitrogen starvation response protein has product MPAITAPAHADGDFFVDYEEKVFEDIQANEGEKALITFHTVAFEGSIGLVNLLQAKRLKRKGYDTSILLYGPGVTLGIQRGFPKLGSEAFPGHLNFNNQIKGFLEEGGKVYACRFALQALYGHGEPALIPGITPISPLDVLDLMLIHRRAGAVILDTWTL; this is encoded by the coding sequence ATGCCCGCAATCACTGCACCGGCCCACGCTGATGGGGACTTCTTCGTTGACTACGAAGAAAAAGTTTTTGAAGACATCCAGGCCAATGAAGGCGAAAAAGCCCTCATCACCTTCCACACCGTTGCTTTTGAAGGCTCTATCGGCCTCGTCAATCTGCTTCAGGCCAAACGCCTCAAGCGCAAGGGCTATGACACGTCCATATTGCTCTATGGTCCCGGCGTCACCCTGGGTATCCAGCGGGGCTTCCCCAAGCTCGGCTCGGAGGCTTTCCCGGGGCATTTGAACTTCAACAACCAGATCAAGGGTTTTCTGGAAGAAGGCGGCAAGGTTTATGCGTGCCGTTTTGCCCTCCAGGCGCTCTACGGCCATGGCGAGCCTGCGTTGATCCCCGGCATCACGCCCATCAGCCCGCTGGATGTGCTGGACCTGATGCTGATCCACCGTCGTGCCGGGGCTGTCATTCTGGACACCTGGACGCTCTGA
- a CDS encoding Nit6803 family nitrilase: protein MEKSRTVRAAAAQIAPDLTSRDKTLARVLETIREAAGKGAELIVFPETFVPWYPYFSFVLPPVLSGREHLRLYDEAVTIPSVTTEAVAAAAREHGIVVALGINERDHGTLYNTQLVFDADGELVLNRRKITPTFHERMIWGQGDASGLKVVDSKIGRIGALACWEHYNPLARYALMAQHEEIHVAQFPGSMVGPIFADQMEVTIRHHALESGCFVVNATGWLTDEQIRSITPEEGLQKALRGGCMTAIISPEGKHLAPPITEGEGILIADLDMSLILKRKRMMDSVGHYARPELLHLVIDDRPAHPMVAAHPFLETAPTGSNTDGYQTPAFDGNADQRIAVVRREAR, encoded by the coding sequence ATGGAGAAAAGCAGGACCGTTCGGGCTGCCGCCGCACAGATCGCGCCGGATCTCACCTCACGCGACAAAACGCTTGCCCGCGTGCTGGAAACAATCCGCGAGGCGGCTGGCAAGGGCGCGGAGCTCATCGTCTTTCCAGAAACCTTCGTTCCCTGGTATCCCTATTTTTCCTTCGTCCTGCCACCGGTTCTGTCTGGCCGCGAACATCTCCGGCTCTACGACGAGGCTGTCACCATTCCGAGTGTCACGACCGAGGCCGTGGCGGCAGCGGCACGCGAGCACGGCATCGTCGTCGCACTCGGCATCAACGAACGGGATCATGGCACGCTTTATAATACACAACTGGTTTTTGATGCGGATGGAGAGCTTGTGCTCAACCGGCGCAAGATCACGCCGACCTTCCATGAGCGGATGATCTGGGGCCAGGGCGACGCCTCCGGCCTCAAGGTGGTCGATAGCAAAATCGGCCGTATCGGCGCGCTGGCCTGCTGGGAGCACTACAATCCCCTCGCCCGCTATGCGCTGATGGCCCAGCATGAGGAAATCCACGTCGCGCAATTCCCCGGCTCCATGGTCGGACCGATCTTTGCCGACCAGATGGAAGTAACGATCCGCCATCATGCGCTGGAAAGCGGCTGTTTCGTCGTCAACGCCACCGGCTGGCTGACCGACGAGCAGATCCGGTCGATCACCCCTGAGGAAGGCCTGCAAAAGGCACTGCGCGGCGGCTGCATGACGGCGATCATTTCGCCGGAAGGCAAGCACCTGGCACCCCCGATTACCGAGGGCGAAGGCATCCTCATTGCCGACCTGGACATGAGCCTGATCCTGAAACGCAAGCGGATGATGGATTCTGTGGGCCACTATGCGCGACCGGAACTTCTGCATCTCGTCATCGACGACCGCCCGGCACATCCGATGGTGGCCGCCCATCCTTTCCTCGAAACCGCACCGACAGGGAGCAATACCGATGGATACCAGACCCCAGCTTTCGACGGAAACGCTGATCAACGAATTGCAGTCGTTCGGCGCGAGGCTCGTTGA
- a CDS encoding MSMEG_0568 family radical SAM protein: MDTRPQLSTETLINELQSFGARLVDPKAGHESRRGGAGPSDHKALTIDGMTVMVPVHTAPAFESPYLVEKPDDAGNSRISRDGHVIGEVSFPLRPRFYERSTADGIPYSQIAVLHGRDVLATTVLQTCIRYQSRTKTCQFCAIGQSLAAGRTVAHKTPEQLAEVAKAAVELDGVKHMVMTTGTPKGDDRGAAVLAESARAIKAAVNIPIQAQCEPPEDDIWFSRMKDAGVDALGMHLEVVTPEIRARIMPGKAQVGIEKYMASFKAAVEVFGRGQVSTYMLAGLGDTREAILDICERLVAIGVYPFVVPFVPISGTPLESHPAPKPDFMHSILGPLSKMLVESGLKAVDIKAGCGKCGACSALSTYERMLTR; encoded by the coding sequence ATGGATACCAGACCCCAGCTTTCGACGGAAACGCTGATCAACGAATTGCAGTCGTTCGGCGCGAGGCTCGTTGACCCGAAAGCAGGCCACGAAAGCCGTCGCGGTGGTGCAGGCCCTTCCGATCACAAGGCTCTGACCATCGACGGCATGACGGTGATGGTGCCGGTACACACGGCACCCGCATTCGAGAGTCCTTACCTTGTCGAAAAACCTGACGACGCTGGCAACAGCCGCATCAGTCGCGACGGCCATGTCATCGGGGAAGTCTCCTTCCCCTTGCGTCCACGCTTTTACGAGCGCTCGACGGCGGACGGCATTCCCTATTCGCAGATTGCCGTGCTTCACGGTCGCGACGTCTTGGCGACAACCGTCCTACAGACCTGTATCCGCTACCAGAGCCGGACGAAAACCTGTCAGTTCTGCGCCATCGGCCAATCGCTGGCGGCTGGCCGCACTGTTGCCCACAAGACGCCGGAGCAGCTCGCTGAAGTCGCCAAGGCCGCCGTGGAACTGGACGGCGTCAAGCATATGGTTATGACCACAGGCACACCGAAAGGCGACGACCGGGGAGCCGCGGTGCTTGCCGAAAGCGCCCGCGCCATCAAGGCTGCCGTCAACATTCCCATTCAAGCACAGTGCGAGCCACCGGAAGATGACATCTGGTTTTCACGGATGAAAGACGCTGGTGTGGATGCGCTGGGCATGCATCTCGAAGTCGTGACGCCGGAAATCCGCGCCCGCATCATGCCGGGCAAGGCGCAAGTCGGCATCGAAAAATACATGGCCTCCTTCAAGGCTGCGGTCGAGGTATTCGGGCGCGGACAGGTCTCCACCTATATGCTCGCCGGGCTTGGAGACACACGCGAGGCCATCCTCGACATCTGCGAAAGACTGGTGGCGATAGGCGTCTATCCCTTCGTCGTGCCCTTCGTGCCGATCTCGGGAACGCCGCTGGAAAGCCATCCCGCGCCGAAACCGGACTTCATGCATTCGATCCTCGGCCCGCTCTCAAAAATGCTCGTAGAGAGTGGCCTGAAGGCCGTCGATATCAAGGCTGGCTGCGGAAAATGCGGTGCCTGCTCCGCCCTTTCCACCTATGAGAGGATGCTGACCCGATGA
- a CDS encoding MSMEG_0567/Sll0786 family nitrogen starvation N-acetyltransferase produces MMIEPFSPFHTSEFQVKFATSTWERREAHALRRDVFCREQQIFESDDRDAIDDRATPIVALSMLGVAADRLVGTVRIHEEQPGLWWGSRLAVHEDFRKIGALGATLIRLAVSSANAMGCQTFLANVQVQNGLLFRRLHWDVVEEFEIYGKPHLRMKADLSWYPPCATPEAGFVALAKRAA; encoded by the coding sequence ATGATGATCGAACCTTTCTCACCCTTCCACACCAGCGAATTCCAGGTAAAGTTCGCGACATCAACCTGGGAGCGTCGCGAGGCTCATGCCCTTCGTCGGGATGTCTTCTGCCGCGAACAGCAGATTTTTGAAAGCGACGACCGGGACGCGATCGATGACCGCGCTACCCCCATCGTTGCGCTCTCCATGCTGGGTGTGGCCGCCGACAGGCTGGTCGGCACGGTGCGCATTCACGAGGAACAGCCGGGCCTCTGGTGGGGGTCGCGCCTTGCCGTGCATGAGGATTTCCGCAAGATCGGCGCGCTGGGCGCAACGCTGATCCGGCTTGCCGTCTCCTCCGCCAATGCCATGGGCTGCCAGACGTTTCTGGCCAATGTGCAGGTGCAGAACGGTCTGCTCTTTCGCCGCCTGCACTGGGATGTTGTCGAGGAATTCGAGATTTACGGCAAGCCGCATCTGCGCATGAAGGCGGATCTAAGCTGGTATCCGCCCTGCGCCACACCGGAGGCAGGTTTCGTGGCGTTGGCCAAACGGGCGGCATGA
- a CDS encoding sll0787 family AIR synthase-like protein, producing MADFRRDIDLDALAEKLRSSGGIAAKHDIGSVTARLGVKGKSVAVGDDCAALPEGDGYLLFAIEGFMNAFVAADPWFAGWCGVMVNISDVVAMGGRPTAVVDAVWADGEADAAPVLDGMRAAAEAYGVPIVGGHTNIRTDRSQLSVAILGRAKRLLTSFDARPGDVLVAAVDHRGRYRPPFDNWEAATDAPAERLRGDLEILPQIAEAGLALAAKDISQGGIVGTAIMLAECSGVGIDINVAAIPLPEDVSLDRWLATFPSFGYLLSVPPEHVTAVLTRFETRDITAAIIGTVSVGSAVAITNGSKRIVIRDHAATPLMQLGPAEHCT from the coding sequence ATGGCCGATTTCAGGAGGGACATCGATCTCGACGCACTGGCTGAAAAGCTGCGCTCAAGCGGCGGGATCGCTGCGAAACACGATATCGGCAGCGTCACCGCGCGGCTCGGCGTGAAAGGCAAGTCTGTTGCGGTGGGGGACGACTGCGCCGCCTTGCCGGAGGGGGATGGCTACCTGCTTTTCGCCATCGAAGGGTTCATGAATGCCTTCGTCGCCGCCGACCCCTGGTTTGCCGGGTGGTGTGGTGTCATGGTCAACATCTCCGACGTCGTCGCCATGGGCGGCAGGCCAACCGCCGTGGTTGATGCTGTCTGGGCCGATGGCGAAGCGGATGCGGCTCCGGTGCTGGATGGTATGCGGGCGGCGGCGGAGGCCTATGGCGTGCCCATCGTCGGCGGTCACACCAATATCCGCACCGACCGGAGCCAATTGTCCGTCGCCATCCTCGGACGCGCAAAGCGCCTGCTCACAAGCTTCGACGCAAGACCCGGCGACGTCCTGGTCGCTGCCGTGGATCATCGTGGCCGCTATCGCCCGCCCTTCGACAATTGGGAAGCGGCCACCGACGCGCCTGCCGAGCGGCTGCGCGGCGATCTCGAGATCTTACCGCAGATTGCCGAAGCCGGGCTCGCCCTGGCCGCCAAGGACATCAGCCAGGGCGGCATTGTCGGCACGGCAATCATGCTGGCCGAATGCTCCGGCGTCGGTATCGACATCAATGTGGCGGCTATTCCCCTGCCCGAGGACGTCAGCCTTGACCGTTGGTTGGCGACCTTCCCAAGCTTCGGCTATCTGCTGTCCGTGCCGCCCGAACACGTCACTGCCGTGCTGACCCGTTTCGAAACGCGCGACATCACCGCTGCGATCATCGGCACCGTCTCTGTCGGCAGCGCTGTTGCGATCACCAATGGCAGCAAGCGGATTGTCATTCGTGACCATGCCGCAACACCCCTGATGCAACTCGGGCCAGCGGAGCATTGCACATGA
- a CDS encoding MSMEG_0565 family glycosyltransferase, whose protein sequence is MISPLRIAMLTHSTNPRGGVVHAMQLSEALTALGHAVTLHAPDPKGTGFFRSPACGAACFPVPPALADMTALVEQRIADYIGHFEQADNRDFDVFHAHDGISGNALATLKSRGLIPSFVRTIHHIDQFEDPRLMVLQDRSIQRADAFLAVSAAWQAILRDSYGVDAKVVGNGVDNRRFSPAWSGEQTALRDRIGLHAGAVFLSIGGIEARKNTLGILDAFRQLRAVKPDAQLVIAGGVSLLDHRDYQEEFQSHLRALRDDAAAVHIIGAVSDDDMPNLYRLADALVFPSLKEGFGLVVLEAMASGVPAIVPSIAPFIDYLSGDDALWCDPLHSASIAEAMALALVPEIRERIIPRGLEVASRFTWRRVAEAHLSTYATLKEAAHA, encoded by the coding sequence ATGATCAGCCCGCTGCGCATCGCCATGCTCACGCATTCTACCAATCCACGCGGTGGCGTCGTGCATGCCATGCAGCTTTCCGAAGCGCTAACGGCCCTCGGTCATGCCGTGACCCTGCACGCGCCCGATCCAAAGGGCACCGGCTTCTTCCGCTCGCCCGCCTGTGGCGCGGCCTGCTTTCCCGTGCCACCTGCCCTGGCGGATATGACAGCCCTGGTCGAGCAGCGGATTGCCGATTACATCGGCCACTTCGAACAGGCCGACAATCGTGACTTCGATGTCTTCCATGCCCATGACGGCATTTCGGGAAATGCGCTGGCGACGCTGAAAAGCCGTGGTCTGATCCCGAGTTTCGTCCGTACCATCCATCATATCGATCAATTTGAAGACCCGCGCCTGATGGTCCTTCAGGACCGTTCGATCCAACGGGCCGATGCTTTCCTTGCCGTCAGCGCTGCGTGGCAGGCCATCTTGCGCGACAGCTACGGCGTGGACGCAAAAGTGGTCGGCAACGGCGTCGATAACAGGCGTTTTTCCCCTGCCTGGAGCGGCGAGCAGACGGCGCTGCGAGACCGGATCGGTCTTCATGCCGGTGCCGTCTTTCTCAGCATCGGCGGCATCGAAGCGCGCAAGAACACGCTCGGCATTCTCGATGCCTTCCGGCAGTTGCGGGCGGTCAAGCCGGATGCACAACTGGTCATCGCTGGCGGGGTCTCGCTGCTTGATCATCGGGATTATCAGGAGGAGTTCCAGTCCCACTTGCGGGCGCTGCGCGATGATGCCGCCGCCGTGCACATTATCGGCGCCGTATCTGACGACGATATGCCGAACCTCTACCGGCTTGCCGATGCGCTGGTGTTCCCGTCGCTGAAGGAAGGATTCGGTCTTGTCGTGTTGGAGGCGATGGCCAGCGGCGTTCCAGCCATCGTGCCATCCATTGCACCCTTCATCGACTATCTCAGCGGCGACGATGCCCTTTGGTGCGATCCCCTTCACTCTGCCTCGATCGCCGAAGCCATGGCCCTGGCGCTGGTGCCTGAGATCCGCGAGCGCATCATCCCGCGTGGCCTGGAGGTTGCCAGCCGTTTTACTTGGCGGCGCGTCGCCGAGGCACATCTTTCCACCTATGCAACTTTGAAGGAGGCAGCCCATGCCTGA
- a CDS encoding MSMEG_0570 family nitrogen starvation response protein, with the protein MPEMRFVITWPDGQEETCYSPSLIIREFFTEGESYPVADFVERSRKALTIASDRVEAKYGFACSSANDQLARIETAALPFLERADARVRCETFIL; encoded by the coding sequence ATGCCTGAGATGCGCTTTGTCATCACTTGGCCCGATGGCCAGGAAGAGACCTGTTATTCACCCTCGCTGATCATCCGCGAGTTCTTCACCGAGGGTGAAAGTTATCCGGTGGCGGATTTTGTCGAGCGCAGCCGAAAAGCGCTCACCATCGCCAGTGATCGCGTCGAGGCAAAATACGGATTTGCCTGCTCATCCGCAAACGACCAGCTCGCCCGCATCGAAACCGCCGCCCTCCCCTTCCTCGAGCGCGCCGATGCCCGCGTCCGCTGCGAGACCTTTATCCTGTGA
- a CDS encoding MSMEG_0569 family flavin-dependent oxidoreductase, with product MTRSLKPHYSAVVVGGGQAGLSASHYLRKHGIDHVVFEKKTVAHKWKDERWDAFCLVTPNWQCQLPDHPYDGADPHGFMVKEEIVAYVDRFVKKVDAPVLEGTSVTALEKTGELFQIESTAGTITADSVILATSLYSQPFVPRAAERIPDGIAQIHTADYRNPAQLPPGGVIVVGSGQSGCQIAEDLHLAGRKVHMVTGNAPRCARFYRGRDVVDWLADIGQYDITIAHDGMAKKKHDTNHYLTGRDGGRDIDLRKFALEGMALYGRMTGVSAGKMLFETNLKSNLDSADRVYNGINALIDRHIAEKGIHAPAGGPYVALWEPQSETTELDFEAEDVTSVIWATGFTPDWSYVGLPIFDGTGYPIQRRGVTGIKGVYVLGLPWLWTWGSGRFLSVGKDAEYVVDHLARQLEQAKRPQMQAANG from the coding sequence ATGACCCGATCCCTGAAGCCGCATTACAGCGCCGTCGTCGTGGGAGGCGGCCAGGCCGGCCTCTCCGCCAGCCATTACCTTAGGAAACACGGTATCGACCATGTCGTTTTCGAAAAGAAGACTGTCGCCCACAAATGGAAGGATGAGCGCTGGGATGCCTTCTGTCTGGTCACTCCAAACTGGCAATGCCAGCTGCCCGACCATCCCTATGACGGTGCCGATCCGCACGGATTCATGGTGAAGGAGGAGATCGTCGCCTATGTTGATCGCTTCGTCAAAAAGGTCGATGCGCCCGTTTTAGAAGGCACCAGCGTGACCGCGCTGGAGAAAACGGGAGAGCTGTTCCAGATCGAATCGACGGCGGGCACCATCACCGCCGACAGCGTCATTCTCGCCACCAGCCTCTACAGCCAGCCCTTCGTGCCGCGTGCCGCAGAACGCATTCCCGATGGCATAGCCCAGATCCATACGGCCGATTATCGCAATCCCGCGCAACTGCCGCCAGGCGGCGTCATCGTTGTCGGGTCCGGCCAATCCGGCTGCCAGATTGCCGAGGACCTGCATCTTGCTGGCCGCAAGGTTCATATGGTCACCGGCAATGCACCACGCTGCGCCCGCTTCTACCGGGGCCGCGATGTCGTCGATTGGCTGGCCGATATCGGGCAATATGACATCACCATCGCCCATGACGGTATGGCGAAAAAGAAGCATGATACCAACCATTACCTGACCGGACGCGATGGCGGACGCGATATCGATCTTCGAAAATTCGCGCTGGAAGGCATGGCCCTTTATGGTCGCATGACCGGCGTTTCCGCCGGAAAAATGCTGTTCGAGACCAATCTGAAGAGCAATCTCGACAGCGCCGACCGGGTGTATAACGGCATCAATGCCCTCATTGATCGCCATATTGCGGAAAAAGGCATCCATGCACCGGCAGGTGGACCTTACGTTGCGCTCTGGGAACCGCAGAGTGAAACGACCGAGCTGGACTTTGAGGCCGAAGACGTCACGTCGGTCATCTGGGCGACGGGCTTTACCCCTGATTGGTCCTATGTCGGATTACCGATCTTCGATGGCACCGGCTATCCGATCCAGCGCCGCGGCGTCACCGGCATCAAGGGCGTCTATGTCCTCGGCCTGCCCTGGCTCTGGACCTGGGGGTCCGGCCGGTTCCTCTCAGTCGGCAAGGATGCCGAATATGTGGTGGACCATCT